CGGAATATTCCATGGAACCATAATTGAGGGAGCGCCGGTAATTCCATCGTTGCACGTTATAATTCTCCGCGCCCTCGGCCGACGCCCGGTCCAGCGGCTGGGTGAACGTCAAGTGCACTCCCTTCTGATCCACCCGCAAACCTTGGACGGAATACACAGGCTTGCCCGTGTAACGAACCCGGTCGAAACCGCTCAGCCGCGCCGCCTTGGTCTGCCACCCTTGCATTCCCGCGACGTACAACTGGCCGTCCGCCGGATTGAATTTCGGACGCATCGCCGCGGAGGAGAACTTCAACGGAATCCTCACGGCCCCTCCCTGCATACGCTCCCCGACCTGCTGCCGCATGACAAGATACAAGGCGCACTCCCCGTAGGAAGTGTGCAACAGTTCGTCGCGGAAGGGTCCCCAGCGCTCACTGGTGACCCAAACTTGCCCGCCCCCTGAATTGTCCCAGCCGTTGCGGGAAAGCCAGCACAACGGCGGATCGAACTCCGGCACCGGTTTGCGCTGGGCCACGTGCTCCACTCCATAAAACCCACCCGGCTTGATCCAATTCACCGGACAACTTGGAATCCACGTCCCCTCATTGTCTCCCGTCGTCAACTGGCCGTCGGCCCGCACCCCAATGCCGTTCGGAGCACGAAAGCCTGTGGCAACCACTTCCAACTTGCTTCCATCGGGAGACACCTTGCAAAGGGTCCCGTTGTGGGCCGCGATCCGCTCAAATCCACTCCCGCCCGGCCTCACCGGCGCCGCCTTCGCGAAATAAAAGTTCCCCGCCCGGTCGCGCTGCAAGTCGAAGACAAACTCGTGAAACCCCTCCGTGGAGGTGTAGAGATTGCAAAAATTCTCATAATAATCAGCCTCCCCATCCCGGTTGAAGTCGTGCAGCCGGGTGATTTGGTCCCGGCCCGACACATAAATCACATCGTTGACAATGACCAATCCCAGCGTCTCGTAAAGCCCGGACGCGTATCGCGTCCACGTCAGGTTCTCCAGCTTATCGTCAATTCCCGAGACCACCCAAACGTCCCCGTCCCAGGTGCAAAGCGCGGCCCGCCGCCCGTCCGCGAAGAAATCCATCCCTCCAAAGCGCACGCGCCGCCGCCACGGGTTTTCCGTGGGCGGAGTCAACCGGTCGAGAACATAAGCGCCGTCGGGTGTGGCACTCGCTTCCAGCTCGCCTCGAGTGATGATTTGATGTTTCCAACGCGCCGGCCCGCCCTTGCCCGCCATCGGCACCCGCACCTCACCCTCCAGTTGCGCCTCAAACTTGCCGGCCATCGACCTCGGCCCCTTCCACACCACCACCCTGAACGAACCTGAAAAACCTTTCGGAAGCTTCACCAAGGCGCGGTGACCTTCCGCAACCAGACTCCCGCCCTGAGGCAGTCCCGTCACCCCCACCCGGGTCGCATCCTGCCCCTCTTGCTGAAACACGATCATCCGCCCCGACGAACTCTGGAAGGGAACCCCTCCCTCCACTTCGCAAACCACCAGCGTCATGGCCTCTCGCGTCTGGTCAATCTCGATGTTCCTCGTGAAACCAGTCACTCCTTCCAAAAACTGCGTGGTGGGATGTTCTCGAATCTTCGCGCCGCGCACCGTGTAGGTCAGCACCACATCTTGGCCATGGACATAGTGCCCGTCCCAACGCGCCCAACCACCCGGCAACGGACCGAACGGCTCCGTCCTCGGATCGGCCAGCGAGTCTTTCTCCCCAAGCCAGCCCGGCAGCGCCGGCGTGCCAAAGACCTGCTCGCCGTGGATCGAAGGATGCCCGCCATGCTGCCCGTCGAAGGCCACGCCGTGCGTGGTGATAAAGCCCTCGCGCCAACCGGCCGCCATGCGCATCAATTCCGTGTCGAAAAGCATCGACGACCTCGGCCCCACCCGGATCGCCAAGCCCTTCATGGCGGTATTGCCTTTAGGTTGGGGCGCCGAGACACACGCCGCCTGCACCGGAAAGTCCGATTGCAGCAAGGCCTCGTTCACCGGCGGCGCGGCCGCCAACGCCAACCCGGTCCAGGCGCCCATGGCCATGCCGATCCACCCCTTCGCCTGCTTCGTCCAAAAGTGCATTCCCATTCAACAATCTCCGCGCGAAAAGGTTCCTGAAAAAAGCACCGCCCGCCCCCCCGGCCTCACTTGGCAAATTCCACGCAGCGGCTCTCCCGAATCACGGTGACCCGAATTTGACCCGGATACTGCAACTGCTCCTCGATCTTCCGCGCAATGCCCCGTGCCATCATATGGGCCTGCGCGTCGTTCACACTTTCCGGCTGCACAATCACCCGCAGTTCGCGCCCCGCTTGCACCGCGAAACAACGTTCCACGCCCGGAAAGGACTTCCCAATCTCCTCCAAATCCCCCAGCCGCTTCAGGTACGTCGTCATCGTTTCCAACCGCGCTCCGGGACGGGACGCGCTCATCGCATCGGCGGCACTCGCCAGAATCCCATAAAGTCCCACGTGCGGGACCTCGTCATGATGGGAAGCCACTCCCTGCACCACCTCATCCGCCTCGCCGTGGCGCTTAATAAACGCCGCGCCGGCCGCCGCATGCGAACCTTCCGCGTCTTGTTCCATCGCCTTGCCAATGTCGTGCAGCAAGCCCGTTCTCCTCGCTAATTCAACGTCCAACCCCAATTCCGCCGCCAGCAACCCCGCCAAGCGAGCCACCTCCACCGAATGATCGAGGATGTTCTGAGTGAAACTGTACCGGAATCGCAATCGTCCCAATTTGCGTACGATCTCCGGATGCAACGGTTGCGTTCCCGCCCGCGTCACCGCGTCCTCCCCGGCACGGTCAATCGTCTCGTCCATCTCCTGGCTCACCTTGCCCACCACTTCCTCGATGCGCCCGGGATGAATCCTCCCATCCAGAATCAACAGCCTCATCGCCTCGCGGGCTACCGCCCGCCGCACCGGATCGAAGCTGGACAGCACCACCGCGTTCGGCGTGTCGTCAATCAGGACCGTCACCCCCGTCGCTTGCTCAAAGGCTCGGATGTTTCTCCCCTCCTTCCCGATGATGCGCCCTTTCATGTCATCCCCCTGGAGTGCCACCGTGGCCGTGGTGGTCTCAAAGGTGTGTTCCCCGGCGTATCGCTGAATCGCGATCGCAATGACCCGCCGAGCTTCGTCTTCCGCCCGCGCCTTGGCCTCCCGCACGATGCGACGGCTGATCTCCACCGCGTCGCCCAAACTTTCCCGCTCCACATCGGCCAACAACTGCTTCCGTGCTTCGGTGGCGCTCAACCGAGCGGCCTTCTCAATCCGCTCCCGCCACTGGATTTCCAATTCGTCCAGAGCTTTCTGGTGGCCATTCTGGTCTTGCGCCCGGCGTGTCCATTCCCGCTCGACGGATTTCAATTCCTCTTGCTGTCGCTGAAGCCGCGCCCATTGCTCGTTCATCAGGCACTCCCGCTCCGACAGCCTTCGGCCCGCTTCGTCCAAATCATGCTGGCGCTCGGACCAGCGGCGATCCTGTTCGTCCCGAAACTTTTGCTGCTCGGCCAACCCCGCCGCCTTCGCCTCCTTCAAGGAGGCTTGGTGTTCGGCCGCCAAACGCGCCCTTTCCAATTCCGATTCACGCGCCCGTTGCCTGCCGCGCGCCCAACTCCAAGCCCAAACAGCCAAGGCCCCCGCCGCGAACGAGGCGCATCCCACCCAAATCATCATGGTCGATCCAGACATCAATCGGCTTGCGCGGATCGGCAACGCCAGCACCCCGATGGGGTGAACAAAAACTCGACCCGGACGTCATGCGCCTCGAACGGAAGTTCCGCCACAACCTGTTCGTCAAACGCCACCCCGCAATGAATCCCGCCCGTTGCCGCCAAAAGCCGGTCGTAATACCCCTTCCCCCGGCCCAAGCGCAATCCGCATCGCGTCCACGCTATTCCAGGAACCAAAACCAAGTCCAGTGGGTTCAAAGAAAGGGTCTCACCATCCGAGCACGGCTCCAAAATGCCAAACTGGCCCGCGACACAGTCCGCCCAGCCCCTCTTCATCCAGGCCGCCACATACTCCCGCCCGTCCCAGCGCGGCAAACAAATCTGTTTCCCCTCCTTCATACCCACCTCGCAAAGCCCCCGCACGTCTGGCTCAAGTTGAATGGGCGCAAACAACAGCACCCGCTTTGCTTCCCGCCAAATCGGCTGCGCTCGCACTCCCGCCACAATCCTTCTCGAACCCTCCTCCCGCACCGCCACCGGCATCGATTCCAAACGGGCGCGAGACTCCTGGCGCGCCTCCGCCTTGGCCACCACCACCGAATGCTCCGTCGCGCCGCTCATCGTTTCGAGGAAGCCGGTGCGGAAGAAACACCCGTCGCCTTTTTCCAATGTTCCATCCGCTCTCGTATTTTACGCTCATGCCCCTGATCGCTCGGCTCGTAAAATCGCCTCGCCGCCCCCAAGTAATTCTGCGCCACATGATGCCCCGCGTAGTCATGCGGATATTGATACCCTTCCCCATGCCCCAAGCGGCTGGCGCCCTGGTAATGGCCGTCGCGCAAGCTGGGCGGCACCGGTAACGTGCGCCCGTTTCGCACGTCCTCCAAGGCCGCGTCGATCGCCTTCACCACACTGTTGCTCTTGTTCGCCGTCGCAATGTAGAGCGCCGCCTCGGCCACCGGAATCCGCGCCTCCGGCCAGCCAATGAACTCCGCCGCCGCATGCGCAGCCTGAGCCACCACCAGCGCCAAGGGATCCGCCAAGCCCACGTCCTCCGCCGCATGAATCATGATCCGCCGGGTGATAAACCGCGGATCCTCCCCCGCGTGAATCATCTTCGCGAGCCAGTAGAGGGTGGCGTCCGGATCCGAACCCCGCATCGATTTGATGAACGCCGAAATCGTGTCGTAGTGCGCGTCGCCATCGCCGTCGTACACCACCGCCTTCTTTTGAATACACTCCTCCGCGATCGAAAGGGTGATGCGAACGCGCCCATCAGCGTCCCTGGCCGTCGTCAACGCCGCCAACTCGAGCGCGTTGAGAGCCTTGCGGGCGTCACCATCCGAGATCCTGGCCCAATGCGCCAGCGCCTCCGCCCCGGCCTCCACCGCCATGGCTCCCAGCCCGCGTTCGGGGTCCGAAATGGCCCGCTCCAGCAGTCCTCGCAACGGTCCTTCCTCCAACGGGCGAAGCTCAAAAATCTGGCTGCGCGAAACCAGCGGCGCATTGACGAAGAAAAACGGATTGTGCGTCGTGGCACCGATCAACTTGACCACCCCGGCCTCCACATCCGGCAGCAGCACGTCCTGCTGCGGCTTGCTGAAACGGTGAATTTCATCCACGAACAACAGCGTGGGCTGGCCCGTGTTCGCCAGGCGGTTGGCCGCCGCCGCCAAAACCCTGCGCATGTCAGCCACATTCGATTCCACCCCGCTCAACCGTTCAAACTTCGCCCGCGTCTTCGACGCGATCAATTGCGCGAGCGAGGTCTTCCCCGTGCCGGGCGGACCATACAGAATCAGGGATTGAATCCGGTCCGCCTCGATCGCGCGGCGCAACAACTTGCCCGGCCCCAACAAATGCTCCTGGCCGGCAAATTCCTCGAGCGTCCGCGGACGCATCCGTGACGCCAGCGGCGCCGGACGCAACGGAGCCTCCCTCGGATCCAGCCCAGGCCCGGCCGTGGACCCCGGCGGCTCCACACCGCTCCTTGCAAACAGATCATCCGCGCTCATGCCTGCATGCTAAAATCCCAACGGCAAATAGCAAGGAAGTGCTGGCAGGGCGCCCTCCGCGACGGCCACCCTTCCAGCCTGCCGGGAATCCTCGGGATCCCTTCGAACACACCCTCCGTTTCCCCCTCACTCGAGCCGCAACTCGTTTGGTCCGCATCCCCCGGCGGTCAATCTTTTCTTTTCCACGTCGCCACAAACATGCCGTTTCCGCCGTTCGTCTGAGGCCAAAAAAAACGGGCCGGTCTGGCCTCGGTGCGGGCGTCGAAAGGATCCGCCTGCGCGCACGGATCGAATCCCTGAACCTCGCGTTGAAACGCATCCACCACTCCCCAGGTTTCCGCCCGTGTCATGGTGCATACGGAGTAAATCAAGCGCCCGCCCGGTTTGACCCGGCTCGATGCCCAACGGAGCAATCTGGCCTGCACGACACTCAACTCCTCGATATCCCGCGGTTCCAGCACCCATCGCGCATGCGGATTCCTCTGCCAAGTCCCGACTCCCGAACAAGGAGCATCCACCAACACGCCATCGCAAAGAGTCTTCATGGGCGGCTTCCCTTCCCCCAGCCAAGTCCTTGTTCGATAATTGAAAACCCTGGCCCGCGCCGCGCGCATGCGCAGCCGGCGCAATCGCCGCTCGGACCGGTCTGTGGCCCAGATCAAACCGCGGCTTTCCATCAGGTCGGAAAGATGCAGCGTCTTGCCTCCCTCCCCGGCACAGACATCCCACCAGGTCTCGCCGGCGCGGGCTCCGCAGATCGAACCCACCCCCTGGGAAGACAGATCCTGCATCTCAAACTTGCCCTCCTGAAAGGCCTCCTCGCGCCACAGATCGCGCTCCCCCTCATAACGCCAGGAATCCGGCAGCGGCCCCGGACTCACCTCCGGCAGCCACCGTGGCAATTCCAAAGTCCATCGGCGGGGCGTGCGCAGCCACAACATCGGGTCTCGCTGCAAAGCCCGAAACCACCCGGGCTCCGCATCCAAGTGCGCGTGGATCCAATCCGGCACCGCATGTCGCTCGAAGGCGGATTCCTCGAAACCACCCGGGTTCTCCTCCGAGCGGCGCGCCCAGCCCAGCGCTTCCTGCACGCTCTCTCGACTCGGGACCGGGGATTCGAGAAACCCCCGCCATCGCGCGTGGGTATGCACCGCCTGGCTGACCCAGGCCCGTGCCTCGGGACTCATTCCCCGTTCTTCGCGCAACGCTTCCCGCAACGCGGCGTCCGCCGGATGTCCGCGCCCGGATTCGGACAGCACCCGGAGGACCAACGCCAAGTCGGAATCGGAAGTTCTGGAGCTTCGAAAAGACATGGGATGTCGCACGGACCGTTTTTGGGGCAGGGACAAAAAAAAGGCGAGGCCGGCTTGCGCCGGCCTCGCTGAATTCACGCCTTCTCTCCGCCCTGCGAAGGGGGCGAACGTCGAAGGAGTCAGGATCAGTAGTCCATGTCACCCATGCCGTGACCGCCGCCGCCCGCCGGAGGAGCTTTCTTTTCCTTCTCGGGAACTTCGGTGATGAGGCATTCGGTGGTGAGGAGCAAACCGGCG
The sequence above is a segment of the Verrucomicrobiota bacterium genome. Coding sequences within it:
- the rny gene encoding ribonuclease Y, with translation MSGSTMMIWVGCASFAAGALAVWAWSWARGRQRARESELERARLAAEHQASLKEAKAAGLAEQQKFRDEQDRRWSERQHDLDEAGRRLSERECLMNEQWARLQRQQEELKSVEREWTRRAQDQNGHQKALDELEIQWRERIEKAARLSATEARKQLLADVERESLGDAVEISRRIVREAKARAEDEARRVIAIAIQRYAGEHTFETTTATVALQGDDMKGRIIGKEGRNIRAFEQATGVTVLIDDTPNAVVLSSFDPVRRAVAREAMRLLILDGRIHPGRIEEVVGKVSQEMDETIDRAGEDAVTRAGTQPLHPEIVRKLGRLRFRYSFTQNILDHSVEVARLAGLLAAELGLDVELARRTGLLHDIGKAMEQDAEGSHAAAGAAFIKRHGEADEVVQGVASHHDEVPHVGLYGILASAADAMSASRPGARLETMTTYLKRLGDLEEIGKSFPGVERCFAVQAGRELRVIVQPESVNDAQAHMMARGIARKIEEQLQYPGQIRVTVIRESRCVEFAK
- a CDS encoding 5-formyltetrahydrofolate cyclo-ligase, whose translation is MSGATEHSVVVAKAEARQESRARLESMPVAVREEGSRRIVAGVRAQPIWREAKRVLLFAPIQLEPDVRGLCEVGMKEGKQICLPRWDGREYVAAWMKRGWADCVAGQFGILEPCSDGETLSLNPLDLVLVPGIAWTRCGLRLGRGKGYYDRLLAATGGIHCGVAFDEQVVAELPFEAHDVRVEFLFTPSGCWRCRSAQAD
- a CDS encoding replication-associated recombination protein A, whose translation is MSADDLFARSGVEPPGSTAGPGLDPREAPLRPAPLASRMRPRTLEEFAGQEHLLGPGKLLRRAIEADRIQSLILYGPPGTGKTSLAQLIASKTRAKFERLSGVESNVADMRRVLAAAANRLANTGQPTLLFVDEIHRFSKPQQDVLLPDVEAGVVKLIGATTHNPFFFVNAPLVSRSQIFELRPLEEGPLRGLLERAISDPERGLGAMAVEAGAEALAHWARISDGDARKALNALELAALTTARDADGRVRITLSIAEECIQKKAVVYDGDGDAHYDTISAFIKSMRGSDPDATLYWLAKMIHAGEDPRFITRRIMIHAAEDVGLADPLALVVAQAAHAAAEFIGWPEARIPVAEAALYIATANKSNSVVKAIDAALEDVRNGRTLPVPPSLRDGHYQGASRLGHGEGYQYPHDYAGHHVAQNYLGAARRFYEPSDQGHERKIRERMEHWKKATGVSSAPASSKR
- a CDS encoding RsmB/NOP family class I SAM-dependent RNA methyltransferase; its protein translation is MSFRSSRTSDSDLALVLRVLSESGRGHPADAALREALREERGMSPEARAWVSQAVHTHARWRGFLESPVPSRESVQEALGWARRSEENPGGFEESAFERHAVPDWIHAHLDAEPGWFRALQRDPMLWLRTPRRWTLELPRWLPEVSPGPLPDSWRYEGERDLWREEAFQEGKFEMQDLSSQGVGSICGARAGETWWDVCAGEGGKTLHLSDLMESRGLIWATDRSERRLRRLRMRAARARVFNYRTRTWLGEGKPPMKTLCDGVLVDAPCSGVGTWQRNPHARWVLEPRDIEELSVVQARLLRWASSRVKPGGRLIYSVCTMTRAETWGVVDAFQREVQGFDPCAQADPFDARTEARPARFFWPQTNGGNGMFVATWKRKD